Sequence from the Bremerella volcania genome:
TGTGTCACTCAAACAGATAACAATCATCGACATCCTTGTGCTTCAAGCCGGATGCCTGATCACGTTCTTTCTGTATCCGCACATGGAACTGATTGGTATTGGGATTCTCTGCTTTGTTGGATCATTCCTGGCAGCAAGGGATACATTTGATTGGCTTGATAAGAACGGCGGACAAGAGATGGAGCCGCTGATTTGTCACGTATGCTATCGAACGGTAGGGGCACTCATTGGTGCGGCGTTTGGCGGGGTACTGGGGTTCGTCGTAGCAGTGGTTATTCTTTTACTTGGGATCGCCTCGCTAGAGGTTAGTTTCGATGTGTTGTGTTTCACGTGCCTTCTAATGGCGACAATGGGTGGAAGCTTCCTAACGGTTGGGCGACGAATCTCATGGGTTACCGGGCTTGTTTACATAAGTGTAATGTCTGGCTGAGCCACGTACCGCCTGCCAAGAAGGCCCCCAAAGCCCAGGCCTCCTTGACGAACCAGCAGCACACCAAAATTAATACTCCCCAACGGGCAACCCATCATTCACGGCTGCCAGCCGTTCCAAAACGGTGTTCTTCACCGTGTCGCCGTCGCCGCCGTAGGCCCACTCGATCGTTTCGGAGATGAACTGGACCGAGGCGTCTCCCATGCAGGCGTTGACGCCTCCTTTGTGGGCGCTGGAGATCGACTCTTGCCGCGACCAGAGCTGAACCGTGTTGGAGTCGGGGCTGGCGAAGTTGATGCCTCCTTGGGCGCCGTTGATCGGGGCTCGCAGGGTGAACCAGAGGTCTTCGTGGCAGTCTTCATGACCGCCTGCCAGGCAGCCGACCCAGGTACCTGGGTAGAACCGCACGTTCCCTTTGAGCATGTAAGCTCGCTCCGAGAACATGATGGAGTTGGACGTGCCGTCGGTGATGTCGCGGAAAGCGAGCTTGATGTTGCCAGCCGCTCCGCCGCTATAGCGAAACATGCCGGTCGCCAAGGCGGCATACTGCGAGTTGTTCCAGACGCGCGAGCGGTTGTGGCCGAAGTTGCCCATGTAGTTCGACTTGGGTGCCAGGTTCGCAGGCGACGTGCTGAATGCATTGCCTCCGGTGTGCGAGAACTTGGACGAGTCGTTGATTTCGGGGCCGGCATCCGAAGGGCAGATGAACGCGTCGAGTACCAGCGACTTGTCAGCCAAAGTAATGCCGTTGGCCGCGGTCTTTTTGACGTAGTTGTTGAGCGGGATTTGTCCGACGCCCATTTGATCGGCCATGTTCTGCTGTTCGAGGAACGGAAGCAGCAAAGCTCCCCACCCCCAACTGGCCACGTTCTGGTCTCCGGCCCCGGTCGAAGCGGTGGCCACGGTGATCGTGCCTGAGGGGAGGCAGCCGAACGTATCGTGATAGTTGTGCGTGGCAATGCCGAGTTGCTTCAAATTGTTGACGCACTGCATGCGCCGTGCCGCTTCGCGAGCTTGCTGCACGGCCGGCAGCAGAAGAGCGATCAGCACGCCAATAATGGCGATGACCACCAACAATTCCACAAGCGTAAACGCCTTACGGATCATCGTACGAGACTCCTGAAAGATAAGAGGGGTGCCCCTGGTACGGCGTTTCAAGATCGGCGCAGGCAGAAGCCGAGCGCGACCAGAATTCGTCTTACCGGGAAGAAAGAAAAAGGATCAATGAGAACATCAGCACGACTCAGGCACCGCGAAGACCTGGCCGCTATCCAGACCAGCGGAAAGCTTCACTAGGATGAGACTTCCCGATCGACAGCAAGCAAGCTGACAGGCGAACTCTTCCGGGGCCGTTCGTGCCCAGACGGCAAATGGCGATGCGGTTGGAAGAGGTCGGCGAAAGAGGATTCCGCCGAAACTTGAGGTTTTCGCCTGGCAAGTTACCTAGATTATACCGCCGACTGGGGCTCAAGTTTTCTCAAATCTTTTGGGAAGTTGATTCGCTTTGGCCTAATGATGGGTGCACGGTTTTCGGGGCCTGGAGGGGAACCTTTTGCTCGCTTGAACTGTCTGGATGGAGTATTTCCAGCAACTGTAAACGATGCTGCTGGACAAGCACTGGGACCCGAAGTGGATCAACGCATGATTTGCCGGACACGCCCATCTCTTTCAGGCCACTGGTACCAAGATGATTGAACTGTTGTGGAACGCGCCGGTCAGTGAAGCGAAGATGACGCGGATTATTGATTCGCTCAATCTTTCGTCGCGCGACTATGTGCTGGACGTGGGATGTGGATGCGGGGAAGTGCTTATGCGCAGCGTGCAGCGCTATGGTTGTCGTGGCGTCGGGATCGATGTGTCGGCGCCGCATGTCGAGGAAGCGAAGCGGCGACTCAAGGAAAGGGCTTCGGGGCTGGACGTCCAATTCCTAGCGGTCGATGTAAAGCAGTATGAGACCGGGCTACAGCGATTTGACCTGGTGATGTGTTTAGGGGCATCGCATGCGTTTGCACCAGGGGCGCAAGCTTTCGAACAGGCACTCGCTCAAATGAAAGCGATGGTCGTACCGGGTGGGCAGATCCTGATTGCCGATGGCTATCTCAAGCAAACAAAACCGCCTAGCTACTGCGAATTCATTGGCGACGAACTGCCCAACGGGCAAACGCACGAAGCGATGGTTCAGTTCGGCAGGCAGGCGAACCTGATTCCACTGGGCGCATGGACGAGCAGCGAAGACGAGTGGGACGATTTCGAATGGGGCTACCAACGATTGATCGAACAAAAGGCAAGCCAGGCCCTTCACGACGAGCAGCTTTTGAATAAGCGGACGCAGCGACGACAATGGATGGAAGCTTACCTCAAGTGGGGACGAGATACGCTGGGGTATGGAACCTATCTATTTCAACGTCCCGAATGAAATGATGAGATCCGTCGCCACTTCTTGGTAAGATTTGCTGCGTAATATCGAATAGCAGTTCGTAGAATTCCTTGCCTTACGCACCGAGTACCTCACCCATGAATCTCATCGCTTTGAACTGCCGCAATTGTGGGGCACCGCTGCAGGTGCCTGACGATCTGAAGCATGTTACCTGCATGCACTGTGGGACGCAGTTGGCGGTCGTGCATGAAGGGGGCGCGGCATATACCGAGAAGCTGGATGCGTTGGCCGAACGGACCGAGCAGATCGAAGACAAGCTCGATGTGCTGCATCGCGAGCAGAAGCTGGCCGCACTGGATCGGCAGTGGGACAAGGAGCAGGAAGGTTTCAAGATCCGGCGAAAGGATGGCTCGTCTCACTTACCGTCGAAAACGGGAAGCATCGTGGGAGGAGTCATCGGGGTCGGCGTTGGGCTGTTCGTTATGACGATCGGGATAGGAACTGCTGGAGGCAGGGGCCCGGGAGGCTTCTTCGTGCTGATAGGCTTTCTCTTCATGTTTGTGGGGGTGGGTACGTCCCTCTGGCAACTTCACCGAGCAGCCGCCTACGAAAAGGCCAAACGCCGTTACGAACACCGCCGCCAGCAGATTCGGCGCGGCTAAAGCACAATAAGCTGGAGGCAGGTTTCTAGACCGCGGACGAAAATTTCTGAGAAAGCGATAACCTGTAATTTCCAATCGAGGGGCCATCTTAAGAGTGCATCAATTCCCCCTGAAATGGTGTAATACAAGGCGGCACTATTGATTCCCTTTGCGGGTTTTTCCTGCGCGTTTGATGTCCTTGCCGGGTTGTCTTTAAAGCCATTTTATGGGTAATCATTTTCCTTTGATAGCGAAGCCAGCCGGTGTCTAGGATGAAATACTCTAAACTGGGGGTTTTTTATCTCAGCAAATTAGAGAATCATTGTCGGCATATTGAGACACTTCGCGTGTTTAATGACCCAGGTCAGCTAAGCCTCGTCTTATTTTTCTCTTCTCATCCTGTGCTGGAGGTTCCTCTCATGTTCCGTTATGCGCTTCGGAAACGTGGTTTTACGCTCGTTGAACTGTTAGTGGTGATTGCCATCATTGGCGTTCTGATCGCTCTTCTTCTGCCGGCTGTGCAGCAGGCCCGAGAAGCCGCTCGGCGCATGCAGTGCACCAACAATCTCAAGCAGATTGGCATTGCGATGCACAACTTCCACGACACCTACAATAAAATCGTCCCCATGAGTACCGAAGACTACGGGACCGAGGACACGCATGGTAACTGGGGTTGGGCCGTCGACCTGATGCCGTTTCTGGAATTGAACAACACCTACGAGGCCCTCAATCCTTCCTACGGCAACGACAAGAACAACTACTGGCCGTACAACAACAGTTCGCCCAAGAACATCCTGCAC
This genomic interval carries:
- a CDS encoding SAM-dependent methyltransferase, with translation MIELLWNAPVSEAKMTRIIDSLNLSSRDYVLDVGCGCGEVLMRSVQRYGCRGVGIDVSAPHVEEAKRRLKERASGLDVQFLAVDVKQYETGLQRFDLVMCLGASHAFAPGAQAFEQALAQMKAMVVPGGQILIADGYLKQTKPPSYCEFIGDELPNGQTHEAMVQFGRQANLIPLGAWTSSEDEWDDFEWGYQRLIEQKASQALHDEQLLNKRTQRRQWMEAYLKWGRDTLGYGTYLFQRPE
- a CDS encoding DUF1559 domain-containing protein, whose translation is MIRKAFTLVELLVVIAIIGVLIALLLPAVQQAREAARRMQCVNNLKQLGIATHNYHDTFGCLPSGTITVATASTGAGDQNVASWGWGALLLPFLEQQNMADQMGVGQIPLNNYVKKTAANGITLADKSLVLDAFICPSDAGPEINDSSKFSHTGGNAFSTSPANLAPKSNYMGNFGHNRSRVWNNSQYAALATGMFRYSGGAAGNIKLAFRDITDGTSNSIMFSERAYMLKGNVRFYPGTWVGCLAGGHEDCHEDLWFTLRAPINGAQGGINFASPDSNTVQLWSRQESISSAHKGGVNACMGDASVQFISETIEWAYGGDGDTVKNTVLERLAAVNDGLPVGEY